The following are from one region of the Plutella xylostella chromosome 21, ilPluXylo3.1, whole genome shotgun sequence genome:
- the LOC119693193 gene encoding conserved oligomeric Golgi complex subunit 5 produces MDAKEVCVEIENDEFYSKYLVDSVKPLIAENLSVSDQVSKLALGIDKLSKSLERQVLAKHNDLLTQASHIADLEASLASVQGQVQSLLRGAHNLKERVDKPYYALESQTQMLERVQTTCNLLRHTAKILSLWNKLCDVKENPAKEAIILFELNELISDYDFEGITLLDDIIQQVTQRRNDLLSNSTSLLQTSLLNGDKTKLLQCFKVFHNLQCTNEQIQNTVDSILNDLRKAIKNALNVQQVSIEVKKSSSGRSAPGKANIMNSQEFKIKLWDNIEKLFRSDISTACTKVIMLQNVVNELHAIGNFRKIANNFWNDLMQTFSSELEKSPSAVSQSIEIDYPRLLKCFNDLLLKMKCKDFEMKRTCLKKWENSFLSKSLGKLLEPVRSMWHLSQVPSTDQIDNAVRVIAEALSISLGDKQLSISLANSVAKCIKQMNVETEQRISMDSDVAQIIEPPTSTQQKNAELCNRLYYFSSQIKRVLVNMNSMLPAESVQIVQNSLKNISSLPVLQLFSESIKNSLFIILMTMHEEPDLSRSDDPTGKQLSCSPYMKELQQFVSRCKDIYLGMFHEAAAVNECCSNIAKSCIERFIQHVCNIRPLTKFGRVKLQIDCKHLEAALSPIVNDMSEIGEQYRQLRALHLLLEKSPQDIAKSQSEGASLPYSLVMMFLFAFAGQQLLAPHACAGWSVGKLMQWLGGHRGERDRLEFVAGALQRYQNHVRQNNITSYDEVYPVLVQLLEDGRKNMNK; encoded by the coding sequence ATGGACGCAAAAGAAGTGTGCGTGGAGATAGAGAACGACGAGTTCTACAGCAAGTACTTAGTAGACAGCGTCAAGCCGCTGATAGCCGAGAATCTGTCGGTCTCGGATCAGGTGAGCAAGCTCGCGCTGGGCATCGACAAGCTCAGCAAGAGCCTGGAGCGGCAGGTGCTGGCCAAGCACAACGACCTGCTCACGCAGGCCAGCCACATCGCCGACCTCGAGGCCTCGCTCGCCTCCGTGCAGGGGCAGGTGCAGAGCCTGCTCCGCGGCGCGCACAACCTCAAGGAACGAGTCGATAAGCCGTACTACGCGCTTGAAAGCCAAACGCAAATGCTCGAAAGAGTACAGACTACGTGCAATCTGCTGCGGCACACGGCAAAGATATTGTCCTTGTGGAATAAACTGTGTGATGTCAAAGAGAATCCTGCGAAAGAGgctataattttgtttgaattGAATGAGCTGATTAGTGATTACGATTTCGAAGGAATTACACTGTTGGATGATATCATTCAACAAGTAACACAGAGGAGAAATGATTTACTCAGTAACTCAACATCTTTGCTACAAACAAGTTTGCTGAATGGAGACAAAACGAAACTGCTACAATGCTTCAAAGTCTTTCACAATTTGCAATGCACCAATGAGCAAATACAGAATACAGTTGACAGCATATTGAATGATTTGAGGAAAGCAATAAAGAATGCTCTGAACGTGCAGCAGGTGTCCATAGAAGTGAAGAAGTCGAGTTCAGGCCGCTCGGCTCCGGGGAAGGCCAATATCATGAACTCACAGGAGTTCAAGATTAAGCTGTGGGACAACATAGAGAAGCTGTTCAGGTCCGACATCTCCACGGCCTGCACCAAGGTCATCATGCTGCAGAATGTGGTCAATGAGCTGCATGCTATAGGAAACTTCCGGAAAATAGCCAACAACTTCTGGAATGATCTCATGCAGACCTTCAGCTCCGAGCTGGAGAAGAGTCCCTCTGCAGTGAGCCAGAGCATTGAGATTGACTACCCGAGGCTACTCAAATGCTTCAATGACCTGCTtctgaaaatgaaatgtaaaGACTTTGAGATGAAACGCACTTGCCTTAAAAAATGGGAGAACTCTTTCTTGTCTAAATCTTTGGGGAAACTTCTGGAGCCGGTCCGTAGCATGTGGCATCTGAGCCAGGTCCCCAGCACTGACCAAATTGACAATGCAGTGAGAGTTATAGCGGAGGCTCTTAGTATATCACTCGGAGACAAACAGCTGAGCATATCCCTAGCCAACAGTGTGGCCAAGTGCATCAAACAGATGAATGTGGAGACAGAACAGAGGATATCCATGGACAGTGACGTGGCACAGATCATCGAGCCACCGACAAGCACACAACAGAAGAACGCAGAGCTCTGCAACCGACTGTACTACTTCTCGTCACAGATTAAAAGAGTCCTCGTCAACATGAACTCTATGCTGCCGGCAGAGAGCGTGCAGATAGTTCAAAACAGTCTTAAAAACATCAGCAGCCTGCCAGTCTTGCAGCTGTTTTCGGAATCCATTAAAAACTCCCTCTTCATAATCTTGATGACAATGCATGAGGAGCCAGACTTGAGCCGGTCGGACGACCCCACGGGGAAGCAGCTGTCCTGCTCTCCCTACATGAAGGAGCTACAGCAGTTCGTGTCTCGCTGCAAGGACATCTACCTGGGCATGTTCCACGAGGCGGCCGCTGTCAACGAGTGTTGCAGCAACATCGCCAAATCCTGCATCGAGCGGTTCATCCAACACGTGTGCAACATCCGACCTCTAACCAAATTCGGGCGGGTAAAACTACAAATCGACTGCAAACATTTGGAGGCAGCTTTATCTCCCATCGTCAACGACATGTCAGAGATCGGCGAGCAGTACCGTCAACTACGCGCTTTACATTTGCTGCTGGAGAAGTCGCCGCAAGATATAGCTAAGAGTCAGTCTGAGGGCGCTTCGTTGCCCTACTCTTTAGTGATGATGTTTTTATTCGCGTTTGCCGGCCAGCAGCTCTTGGCCCCTCACGCGTGTGCGGGCTGGAGCGTGGGGAAGCTCATGCAGTGGCTGGGCGGGCACCGCGGGGAGCGCGACCGGCTCGAGTTCGTGGCCGGCGCGCTCCAGAGGTACCAGAACCACGTGCGACAGAACAATATTACTAGTTATGATGAAGTTTATCCCGTGTTGGTGCAGCTGCTTGAGGATGGGAGGAAGAACATGAATAAATAG
- the LOC125490191 gene encoding uncharacterized protein LOC125490191, whose amino-acid sequence MRILVASFFPRVLAKTRACSAASVAHKAASFLRDIGQIDLASIDAGKRRLQLNLSLHYSDPASMSEDLAFQCGAGAAVDGAKDAIAKIHAIDPIDVKQLAAELPATIKTTLAMAVVGDVPVTPFREEIIEKL is encoded by the exons ATGCGAATCCTCGTAGCATCCTTCTTCCCTA GAGTGTTGGCCAAGACCCGTGCCTGCTCCGCGGCGTCGGTGGCACACAAGGCGGCGTCCTTCCTGAGGGACATTGGACAAATCGACCTCGCCTCCATCGACGCCGGGAAACGGAGATTAC AACTAAACCTTTCGCTGCACTACAGCGACCCGGCGTCCATGTCTGAAGACTTGGCTTTCCagtgcggcgcgggcgcggcggtggACGGGGCCAAGGATGCTATAGCTAAGATCCACGCTATCGACCCCATTGACGTCAAGCAGTTGGCTGCTGAACTTCCGGCGACGA TAAAAACAACGTTAGCAATGGCGGTAGTTGGGGATGTGCCTGTGACCCCGTTTAGAGAAGAAATAATAGAAAAATTGTGa
- the LOC105385400 gene encoding cytochrome b-c1 complex subunit 2, mitochondrial, whose amino-acid sequence MSTYIRTKVLTPPWYIPLHNVATSVRARSLPQPDYGPAEIRRSELSNGIKMAVAQPWGAPMAACTIMYRVGSRFEADSSLGASHFLRACSDCSGRGSSGYLKTRDLMQHGAALACSTDRQTVSYTLTCVPSDFQHLKYYLLDAACRCSYPQHEIDDRKDQIRGDLTRISPDVRVMDLVQKAAFKGGLSNSTLCVRERIDAMSQCVLTTYVAERFRTCDLAIGSFGLGFDEVMKLAESVDIRKSKSAATPRSAWRAGQESHDMGRDADTYIALAVPGAGTQDFGSLLKLAILSSALGSGAMTSSHELDITTELPVDYLVDGDVFTSYSTFNLSYSDAGIFGKLNYFAK is encoded by the exons ATGTCCACATACATCCGGACAAAGGTCCTAACCCCACCGTGGTACATACCTCTACACAATGTGGCCACATCAGTCCGCGCGCGCTCTCTGCCGCAGCCGGACTACGGGCCCGCGGAGATCCGGCGGTCAGAACTGTCCAATGGCATCAAGATGGCTGTTGCACAGCCCTGGGGCGCCCCCATGGCTGCCTGCACTATTATGTATCGGGTTG GCTCGCGCTTCGAGGCCGACTCCTCTCTCGGCGCCTCCCACTTCCTGCGCGCCTGCTCCGACTGCTCCGGCCGCGGCAGCTCCGGGTACCTGAAGACTCGCGACCTGATGCAACACGGCGCGGCGCTCGCCTGTAGCACGGACCGCCAGACTGTGAGCTACACGCTCACGTGTGTGCCGTCTGATTTTCAGCACTTGAAGTATTATCTGCTGGATGCTGCTTGCAG ATGCAGCTACCCGCAACACGAAATAGACGACAGGAAGGATCAAATCCGTGGCGACTTAACAAGAATATCTCCAGATGTTCGCGTGATGGACTTAGTCCAGAAAGCAGCGTTCAAGGGAGGCCTTTCCAACTCTACCTTATGTGTGCGTGAACGCATCGACGCCATGTCTCAGTGTGTCCTGACCACGTATGTTGCTGAGCGTTTCAGGACCTGTGACTTGGCCATCGGCAGCTTTGGATTGGGCTTCGATGAGGTCATGAAGTTGGCTGAGAGTGTGGATATTAGGAAG AGCAAGTCAGCAGCCACCCCGCGGTCCGCGTGGCGCGCCGGGCAGGAGAGCCACGACATGGGCCGAGACGCCGACACTTACATCGCGCTCGCCGTCCCCGGCGCTGGCACTCAGGACTTTGG ATCCCTACTCAAGCTAGCCATCCTGTCGTCAGCCCTTGGCTCCGGGGCGATGACCTCCAGCCACGAGCTGGACATCACTACGGAACTGCCTGTAGACTACCTGGTGGACGGAGACGTGTTCACGAGCTACTCTACCTTTAATCTGTCGTACAGTGATGCGGGGATCTTCGGTAAGTTAAATTATTTCGCCAAATAG